Proteins co-encoded in one Cryomorphaceae bacterium 1068 genomic window:
- a CDS encoding DUF4249 domain-containing protein, with product MEFSVLRRFWHIAILVTLFSSCEKDIEIDIPPSEPQIVVEGTIENGGPPIVLVSRTRGFFEPTSPADIANSYISDATVFVNDQELTAVCAEDVPPELLSAFAELIGVSPDDLDDLPLCGYIGLDIVGEFETSYDLRVELDDQVLRATTHIPNPVVPDSSYFRLWANSPQYGYVFSRFTDPDTLNNAYRVFTRRIGPNNNDNPVDEVYYAPLGSTFLDEFFNGTSLEVGFQRGQPFNSSRPTDTEEEDGFFELGDRFVFKFCSISEPSYQFYRTFEQQLGTNGSPFAAPNNVITNIEGGLGIWAGYACSYDTIFATP from the coding sequence ATGGAATTTTCAGTTTTGAGAAGATTTTGGCACATAGCGATTTTGGTGACTCTTTTCTCTTCTTGCGAAAAGGATATCGAAATAGATATCCCCCCTTCGGAACCGCAAATCGTGGTTGAAGGAACCATTGAAAACGGTGGCCCTCCTATTGTGTTGGTCTCAAGAACAAGAGGTTTCTTTGAACCGACAAGTCCTGCAGATATTGCTAACTCATATATATCGGATGCTACCGTATTTGTAAACGATCAGGAGCTTACTGCCGTCTGTGCAGAAGATGTTCCCCCGGAACTGTTGTCCGCATTTGCTGAATTAATCGGAGTCTCTCCCGACGATTTGGATGACCTTCCGCTTTGCGGCTATATTGGTCTGGATATAGTTGGAGAGTTCGAAACCTCCTATGATTTGAGAGTAGAATTGGATGATCAAGTGCTGAGGGCCACCACACATATTCCAAATCCCGTTGTGCCTGACTCATCCTATTTCAGGCTTTGGGCCAATAGCCCTCAATACGGTTATGTCTTCAGTAGGTTCACAGATCCCGACACACTCAATAATGCGTATCGCGTATTCACGAGAAGGATTGGGCCAAATAACAACGACAACCCAGTGGACGAAGTTTACTATGCACCTCTCGGATCTACATTTCTCGATGAGTTTTTCAATGGTACTTCGCTGGAGGTTGGATTCCAGAGAGGCCAGCCTTTCAATTCCTCTCGTCCCACAGACACCGAAGAGGAAGACGGGTTTTTCGAGTTGGGTGATCGGTTCGTTTTTAAATTTTGTTCAATCTCAGAGCCCAGCTATCAATTCTACCGAACTTTTGAACAGCAGCTAGGAACTAACGGAAGTCCTTTTGCCGCCCCAAACAATGTGATCACAAACATAGAAGGAGGGCTTGGAATATGGGCGGGCTATGCTTGCTCGTATGATACTATTTTTGCTACTCCATAA
- a CDS encoding TonB-dependent receptor, with protein MKTTALFCIFFLAFLIVQAQNTATLFGTVRDSISGETLPGATVYIPAASRGMSTDLDGKFEMELKPGSYEVRFSYAGYTPSVKKISLESGERKNFDIELGNITLKQVEIKAYISDYTSGTAMSRTKLDMETIKLLPAFLGEVDLLKTIQLLPGVQAAGEGNAGFYVRGGGPDQNLILFDDAVVYNASHLLGFFSVFNSDAIEGVELYKGGMPAEYGERLASVIDVSQRKGSTEKFQGRGGLGVISSRLTLEGPLVKDKASFIVSGRRTYVDALITPFINEESDFGGSRYFFYDLNGRLDWDLGDGSSVFLSGYFGDDAFDFNSPQTEFKTNVTWGNRIVSGGYQKIFNDDILFKVNGSFTKYNFGFKGSQDEFQLEVNSQITDYRFKPELSFKLGNHNVKTGFSYVFHDISPNNSSAEQGETIFDLGEQQQFYSHEGAFYISDEFDLTDVWKIEAGLRVSAFAHTGPFTRYVVDANGSTQDTVRYGSGETIADYFGWEPRLSTSYRLSERSSVKASFTQNYQYIHLANLSPLALPTDVWLPSTELVQPQLGRQYAVGYFRLFEGGSIEASVEAYYKEMENLIEYKENTQPSDGVGNNEDNLLTFGRGESYGIEFFVKKNVGKTTGWIGYTLSRTDRQFDAINGGRWYPATFDRRHDIAIVVAHRLTDKWTLSGNFVYGTGRAITLPVTGYFIENTLVYNYSERNSFRMRDYHRMDLSATYSTSETKKITDKVTGEIIEKRKRIQSQWVFSIYNVYNRLNPYFYYFDNQGEAANGTFQIQAKQVSLFPILPAVTWNFQF; from the coding sequence GTGAAAACGACAGCACTTTTCTGTATCTTTTTCTTAGCATTCCTGATCGTTCAGGCTCAGAATACTGCCACTCTTTTCGGTACAGTCCGTGATAGTATCTCAGGCGAAACACTTCCGGGAGCGACAGTGTATATCCCCGCTGCAAGTCGTGGAATGTCGACCGATTTGGATGGGAAATTCGAAATGGAACTCAAACCGGGTAGCTACGAAGTTCGCTTCTCATATGCCGGATACACTCCTTCAGTAAAAAAGATCTCACTCGAATCGGGAGAACGAAAGAATTTCGACATAGAATTGGGCAACATCACCTTAAAACAGGTTGAAATCAAAGCTTATATTTCTGATTACACATCAGGAACTGCAATGAGTCGCACTAAGCTCGATATGGAAACCATCAAGCTCTTACCCGCATTTCTGGGAGAAGTCGATTTATTGAAAACCATACAGCTATTACCTGGTGTTCAGGCCGCGGGCGAAGGCAATGCCGGATTCTACGTGAGAGGCGGAGGTCCTGACCAAAATTTGATTCTTTTTGACGATGCCGTTGTCTACAATGCGTCCCATTTGCTTGGTTTCTTTTCGGTATTTAACTCCGATGCCATTGAAGGTGTTGAGCTCTACAAGGGTGGAATGCCAGCGGAATATGGTGAACGTTTGGCCTCAGTAATCGATGTTTCTCAGAGGAAAGGAAGCACTGAAAAATTTCAAGGCAGAGGTGGACTAGGAGTAATCTCAAGCCGTCTTACTCTTGAAGGACCATTGGTAAAAGATAAGGCTTCGTTCATAGTGTCGGGGCGCAGAACTTACGTAGATGCTCTAATAACTCCATTCATTAATGAAGAATCAGATTTCGGCGGAAGCCGCTATTTCTTTTATGATCTTAATGGAAGACTGGACTGGGATTTGGGCGATGGAAGTTCTGTATTTTTAAGCGGCTACTTCGGCGATGACGCTTTCGACTTTAACAGTCCTCAAACTGAATTTAAAACAAATGTCACTTGGGGAAACCGGATAGTCTCGGGTGGGTATCAAAAGATCTTTAACGATGATATCTTGTTTAAGGTAAATGGATCATTCACTAAATACAATTTCGGCTTTAAGGGTAGTCAAGACGAATTTCAGCTAGAAGTAAATAGCCAGATAACGGACTATCGGTTTAAGCCTGAACTCTCTTTCAAACTGGGAAATCACAATGTTAAAACGGGGTTTTCATATGTGTTCCACGACATCAGCCCAAACAATTCTTCTGCAGAACAGGGTGAGACCATTTTTGACTTGGGTGAGCAACAGCAGTTTTACAGTCACGAAGGAGCTTTTTATATCTCTGATGAATTTGATCTAACGGACGTTTGGAAAATTGAAGCTGGTCTTCGCGTTTCAGCATTTGCACATACAGGGCCATTCACACGATATGTCGTTGACGCGAATGGCTCAACGCAAGACACCGTTCGTTATGGATCAGGAGAAACTATCGCAGATTATTTTGGCTGGGAGCCAAGATTAAGCACTAGCTATCGACTGTCTGAGCGATCATCCGTAAAAGCCTCTTTCACTCAAAACTACCAGTACATCCATTTAGCAAACCTATCACCGCTAGCCCTTCCTACCGATGTATGGCTACCAAGCACAGAGCTCGTCCAACCTCAGCTGGGAAGACAATATGCAGTGGGCTACTTCCGACTCTTTGAAGGTGGCAGCATAGAGGCTTCTGTTGAGGCGTACTACAAGGAGATGGAAAATTTAATTGAGTACAAGGAAAATACTCAACCAAGTGACGGGGTGGGGAATAATGAAGATAACTTGTTGACTTTTGGGCGTGGTGAATCGTATGGCATTGAGTTTTTCGTCAAAAAAAACGTGGGAAAAACGACTGGCTGGATTGGATACACTCTGTCCCGAACGGATCGTCAATTTGATGCTATTAACGGAGGAAGATGGTATCCGGCTACCTTTGACCGTAGGCATGATATAGCCATTGTGGTAGCTCATAGACTGACCGATAAATGGACCCTCTCCGGGAATTTCGTTTACGGTACGGGTCGTGCTATCACACTGCCCGTTACCGGATACTTTATCGAAAACACCCTCGTTTATAATTACTCGGAACGCAACAGTTTTAGAATGAGAGACTATCACCGAATGGATCTTTCCGCAACTTACTCAACAAGCGAAACCAAGAAGATTACAGACAAGGTGACAGGCGAAATAATTGAGAAGCGAAAGAGGATTCAATCGCAGTGGGTATTTTCCATCTACAATGTTTACAACCGCTTAAATCCGTATTTCTACTATTTCGATAATCAAGGAGAAGCGGCAAATGGTACTTTTCAAATTCAGGCCAAACAAGTTTCCCTATTCCCCATCTTACCTGCCGTCACATGGAATTTTCAGTTTTGA
- the trxB gene encoding thioredoxin-disulfide reductase, translating to MSQDTEHVKCLIIGSGPAGYTAAIYAARADMSPVMYQGLQPGGQLTITTEVENYPGYPDGTQGPEMMEDFKKQAERFGTDVRFGMATAVDFSGGKHVVTIDGNKEITADSVIISTGASAKWLGIESEKRLNGFGVSACAVCDGFFYKGQEVAIVGGGDTACEEASYLAKLCKKVTMLVRRDELRASKAMQHRVMNTENIEILWNTETDEILGESGVEGVRVKNRVTNETSEIKITGFFVAIGHKPNTDIFKGQLDMDDTGYLKVTPGSTKTNVAGVFACGDAADKIYRQAVTAAGTGCMGALDAERYLAEAGLH from the coding sequence ATGAGTCAAGATACTGAACATGTAAAATGCCTGATCATCGGTTCAGGCCCTGCGGGCTATACCGCAGCAATCTATGCAGCGCGAGCTGACATGAGTCCCGTAATGTACCAAGGGCTGCAACCCGGAGGTCAATTAACCATCACCACTGAGGTGGAGAACTATCCCGGATACCCTGATGGAACGCAAGGTCCCGAAATGATGGAAGACTTTAAGAAACAAGCTGAAAGATTCGGTACGGATGTGCGTTTCGGAATGGCTACTGCCGTAGATTTCAGCGGAGGTAAGCATGTAGTAACGATTGATGGCAACAAAGAAATCACAGCTGATTCGGTGATCATTTCGACAGGAGCTTCTGCTAAGTGGTTGGGAATAGAAAGTGAGAAACGCCTCAATGGTTTTGGTGTAAGTGCCTGTGCCGTTTGTGATGGATTCTTTTACAAAGGCCAAGAAGTAGCCATTGTTGGAGGTGGAGATACCGCTTGTGAAGAAGCGAGTTATTTGGCTAAGCTCTGCAAGAAAGTAACTATGCTGGTAAGAAGAGATGAGCTGCGCGCATCTAAAGCCATGCAGCACAGAGTCATGAACACAGAGAATATTGAAATTCTTTGGAACACTGAAACCGATGAAATTCTAGGAGAATCAGGTGTTGAAGGAGTTAGAGTAAAGAATAGAGTTACGAATGAAACTTCGGAAATCAAAATCACGGGATTCTTCGTAGCCATTGGCCACAAGCCAAATACGGATATCTTCAAAGGTCAATTGGATATGGATGACACGGGATACCTTAAAGTGACTCCGGGATCTACCAAGACGAACGTTGCAGGAGTATTTGCTTGCGGTGATGCTGC